From a region of the Vanrija pseudolonga chromosome 2, complete sequence genome:
- the ATG101 gene encoding Autophagy-related protein, giving the protein MEAVNHIKLRVERSQAKPVLSALLHAVFFHRLLDAVEPETVETNETHVACGGSVEKEVAARVDEFGREFIDVGRDSGEIAVVFLQRKNRKGWFAVTEALVPWEEHLITIHFVKRATTNPLPGALLQLLTFCAERKDNVPPLVGTSDQNNLSHQILISPPPPSDLFAPSSPPLGPTRLTSPPPAPVQGTTTATALADMDMPRAYPAAPRSTSLGPRGKSASAGALYDAGSARRSSSPMTAISDAGTSAMGYLEQAKDGLLAVGAKAGWGGKVGAAFGGRG; this is encoded by the exons ATGGAAGCGGTCAACCACATCAAGCTG CGAGTCGAACGCAGCCAGGCCAAGCCTGTGCTCTCGGCGCTCCTCCACGCCGTCTTCTTCCACCGCCTCctggacgccgtcgagcccgagacGGTCGAGACGAACGAGACGCACGTCGCGTGCGGGGGCAgcgtcgagaaggaggtggCTGCTAGAGTGGACGAGTTTGGGCGCGAGTTTATCGACGTGGGGCGGGACTCGGGCGAG ATCGCCGTCGTGTTCCTCCAGCGTAAGAACCGTAAAGGCTGGTTTGCGGTCACTGAG GCCCTCGTACCGTGGGAGGAACACCTCATCACGATCCACTTCGTCAAGCGCGCCACGACGAATCCGCTGCCTGGCGccctgctgcagctgctgacGTTTTGTGCGGAGCGCAAGGATAATGTCCCGCCATTAGTCGGCACGAGT GACCAAAACAATCTCTCACATCAA ATCTTAATctctcccccgccgccatcagACCTCTTCGCGCCCTCTTCCCCGCCGTTAGGCCCGACAAGGCTCACCTCCCCCCCACCAGCACCCGTACAGGGCACGACGACAGCCACAGCCCTCGCAGACATGGACATGCCGCGCGCgtaccccgccgcgccgcgctccacgTCCCTCGGGCCGCGCGGCAAGTCGGCGTCCGCAGGCGCGCTGTACGACGCcgggtcggcgcgccgctcgagctcgccgatgaCGGCCATCAGCGACGCCGGGACTAGCGCCATGGGAtacctcgagcaggcgaAGGACGGGCTCTTGGCCGTTGGGGCGAAGGCCGGGTGGGGGGGTAAGGTCGGTGCTGCgttcggcgggcgcgggtaG
- the xyrB gene encoding NADPH-dependent D-xylose reductase II,III: MHYQEDLVGKGLQRAISEKLVSRNDVWLQTKFTSLDGQDLTRPIPYHRDAPVAEQVRQSVGDTLAAYRALEAFVDAGAITSLGVSNIYDPDELAWLIGAARVPVAYVQNRWYEGNGWNWPIYDLCQKHGIAYQSFWTLSGSPSLLAHPLLKKLAQRHKVTPEAAVYRLCELWNITPLCGSTNPKHMAQALAAEHAFGKDEPEVGKLWKLMHGEED, encoded by the exons ATG CACTACCAAGAAGACCTAGTCGGCAAAGGCCTCCAGCGCGCCATCTCCGAGAAACTCGTCTCCCGCAACGACGTGTGGCTGCAGACCAAGTTCACCTCCCTCGACGGGCAGGACCTGACCCGTCCGATCCCTTACCACCGCGATGCGCCGGTGGCAGAGCAGGTACGCCAGAGCGTCGGG GACACGCTCGCGGCCTAccgcgccctcgaggcgttcgtcgacgccggcgccatcaCCTCGCTGGGCGTGTCGAACATctacgaccccgacgagctcgcgtgGCTGATTggtgccgcgcgcgtgccggtCGCATATGTCCAGAACAGGTGGTACGAGGGCAACGGGTGGAACTGGCCCA TCTACGACCTGTGCCAGAAACACGGCATCGCGTACCAGTCCTTCTGGACGCTGAGcgggtcgccgtcgctcctcgcgcacccgTTACTGAAGAAACTGGCGCAGCGGCACAAGGTGACccccgaggcggccgtgTATAGGTTGTGCGAGCT CTGGAACATCACTCCGCTGTGCGGCTCGACTAACCCGAAACACATGGCACaggccctcgctgccgagcatGCGTTCGGCAAGGACGAGCCAGAGGTCGGCAAGCTCTGGAAGCTGATgcatggcgaggaggactAG
- the SPCC126.08c gene encoding L-type lectin-like domain-containing protein, translated as MLRPVTALALALYALCPVVAAADDKPIVDMVEKRVALRTHSIAMPYVDSDLQNRWWDFGGDTIINTNKHIRLTQDRQSEAGWLWSRMPLAVTNWQVDVEFKVDGKSNGMYGDGFAIFVTKERATSGPVFGSGDQFTGLGLFFDTYANTRHSYSFPRITAMSGDGQTKYDLDGDNAAHELAGCSENFRRRDVATKARLTYVHGRGLQVQLHLKEWDKWETCFETKIDLPDNPYLGFSAITGALSDNHDIVSVATYSATLLPQYRAASAGGKQQPLAAPIVANKGSSWSRDGGAPGRKPTSSSSRGATGWFLFILKAIGLLAFVAFAVAAYRTYSAQQRSRPAYY; from the exons ATGCTCCGACCCGtcaccgcgctcgcgctggcgctgtaCGCGCTGTGCCCCGTCGTGGCTgcagccgacgacaagccAATCGTCGACATGGTTGAAAAG CGCGTCGCATTGAGAACACACTCGATCGCAATGCCCTACGTGGACAGCGACTTACAGAACCGATG GTGGGACTTTGGAGGAGACACCATCATC AACACGAACAAGCACATCCGCTTGACCCAGGACCGCCAGTCCGAGGCCGGTTGGCTCTGGAGCCGTATGCCGCTTGCCGTCACCAACTGGCAGGTGGACGTCGAGTTCAAG GTCGACGGCAAGTCGAACGGAATGTACGGTGACGGTTTCGCTATCTTTGTGACCAAGGAGCGTGCCACCTCGGGCCCGGTctttggcagcggcg ACCAGTTTACTGGCCTTGGCCTCTTCTTCGACAC CTACGCCAACACGCGTCACTCGTACTCATTCCCCCGCATCACGGCCATGTCGGGTGACGGCCAGACCAAGTACGACCTGGACGGCGACAACGCTGCCCACGAGCTTGCCGGCTGCTCGGAGAACTTCCGTCGTCGTGACGTTGCTACCAAGGCTCGCCTCACTTACGTCCACGGCCGCGGCCTCCAGGTTCAGCTCCACCTCAAGGAGTGGGACAAGTGGGAGACTTGCTTCGAGACCAAGATCGACCTGCCCGACAACCCGTACCTGGGCTTTTCGGCCATCACCGGTGCCCTGTCTGACAACCACGACATTGTGTCGGTGGCGACCTACTCGGCTACCCTCCTCCCCCAGTACCGTGCTGCCTCCGCCGGTggcaagcagcagcctcTGGCTGCTCCTATTGTCGCGAACAAGGGCTCGTCCTGGTCTCGTGATGGCGGCGCTCCTGGCCGCaagccgacctcgtcgtcgtcgcgcggagCCACCGGCTGGTTCCTGTTCATCCTCAAGGCTATCGGCCTCCTGGCCTTTGTTGCCTTTGCTGTTGCCGCCTAC AGAACGTACTCGGCTCAGCAGCGCTCCAGGCCGGCGTACTACTAA
- the priA_3 gene encoding Protein priA, which translates to MKFSSVALALLALPAALANSIPPPNEMRSVIAKRVEAFGAEHAGLMAARDADEASLMKRAGELDPRTFGYGLSTTNKGCTLEQRARCFVRGQNCDSRCQCAFPPKLVAPIPHVSPSSCYCTDWTKTLACWKNGQGVTYNCQCTGRPAQCQDYNKIALCHISGGRSVDGNCNCVPGKAPYPPSDCRDPAKLGQCWKQGWGCNAKCVCITPTDPTPPVTQPTTAPGTCMDWFKVAQCACKKMKTDANCNCVPGTPVVPGKSSDCKDPTKLGQCWKQGWGCNAKCVCIKPPTPTSTGTVPTSTPTQIGQCKNQLMINYCYKTGRGVGPDCHCINCGCGAQRDCNRRGGKLDDKCKCIVPSGYKKKRDEATLDHLCPTGKKACSIDANGFDGQFECVDTSSDIESCGGCVAEGKGQDCSAIEGAAAVACVDAKCVVSSCAPGWDLSANSTCTPSIGGVFQQKAWGL; encoded by the coding sequence ATGAAGTTCTCCAGtgtggcgctcgcgctcctggCTCTGCCAGCGGCGCTTGCCAACTCGATCCCTCCCCCCAACGAGATGCGCTCGGTCATCGCCAAGCGTGTCGAGGCtttcggcgccgagcacgccggcctcATGGCTGCgcgtgacgccgacgaggcgtcgcTCATGAAGCgtgccggcgagctcgacccccGTACCTTCGGCTACGGCCTCTCGACGACCAACAAGGGCTGTacgctcgagcagcgtgcCCGCTGCTTCGTCCGCGGCCAGAACTGCGACTCGCGCTGCCAGTGTGCCTTCCCTcccaagctcgtcgccccCATCCCCCacgtctcgccctcgtcgtgctACTGCACCGACTGGACCAAGACGCTCGCGTGCTGGAAGAACGGCCAGGGTGTCACCTACAACTGCCAGTGCACtggccgccccgcccagtGCCAGGACTACAACAAGATCGCCCTCTGCCACATCTCGGGTGGCCGCTCGGTCGACGGTAACTGCAACTGTGTCCCCGGCAAGGCTCCCTACCCTCCCTCCGACTGccgcgaccccgccaagCTTGGCCAGTGCTGGAAGCAGGGCTGGGGCTGCAACGCCAAGTGCGTCTGCATTACCCCCACGGACCCCACTCCTCCCGTCACccagcccaccaccgcccccggCACCTGCATGGACTGGTTCAAGGTCGCCCAGTGCGCGTGCAAGAAGATGAAGACCGACGCCAACTGCAACTGTGTCCCCGGCACCCCCGTTGTCCCCGGCAAGAGCTCGGACTGCAAGGACCCCACCAAGCTCGGCCAGTGCTGGAAGCAGGGCTGGGGCTGCAACGCCAAGTGTGTCTGCATCAAGCCTCCTACCCCCACCTCGACCGGCACTGTCCCTACCAGCACCCCTACCCAGATTGGCCAGTGCAAGAATCAGCTCATGATCAACTACTGCTACAAGACTGGCCGCGGTGTCGGCCCCGACTGCCACTGCATCAACTGTGGCTGTGGTGCTCAGCGCGACTGCAacaggcgcggcggcaagctcgacgacaagtgCAAGTGCATCGTTCCTTCGGGCTACAAGAAGAAGCGTGACGAGGCTACCCTCGACCACCTGTGCCCCACCGGCAAGAAGGCCTGCAGCATCGACGCCAACGGCTTTGACGGCCAGTTTGAGTGTGTCGACACGTCGTCGGACATTGAGtcgtgcggcggctgcgtcgccgagggcaagggccagGACTGCTCGGCCATCGagggtgccgccgccgtcgcctgcgtcgacgccaagtgtgtcgtctcgtcgtgcgcgcccgGCTGGGACCTCTCGGCCAACAGCACCTGCACGCCGTCGATCGGCGGCGTCTTCCAGCAGAAGGCCTGGGGCCTCTAA
- the SPAC513.07_0 gene encoding Putative uncharacterized oxidoreductase codes for MPALTSGLILVTGASGFIGTHTVSALLDAGFSVRVTARSKPKAEHVRELFPGNEDHITYSIVPEISEKNAWDEAVKGVDGVIHLASPVTLAHTGDPDEIIRPAVDGVVHLLESLQKYNPSVKRVVQISSSAAVGGVDRPDVYAFTEKDWNDAIVAVVEKEGAAASGGAKYSASKTLSEKAFWKFIADNKPTWDGVSINPVFNFGPATQFAHADAGALTSSLVLLTPYLNPGAPQQLLETPYGSLVDVRDVAFASVKALTTQEAADERYLLSADKIWGNDIALAVETVIQEPGYLKANADPEYRATLATKKSYFDGSKVEKAFGFTYRKKDDTLRESVEAIQNAKKSKL; via the exons ATGCCTGCCCTCACCTCtggcctcatcctcgtcacCGGCGCCTCCGGCTTCATCGGCAC CCACACCGTCtcggccctcctcgacgccggcttCTCGGTCCGTGTCACGGCCCGctccaagcccaaggccgagcacgTCCGCGAGCTCTTCCCCGGCAACGAGGACCACATCACCTACTCGATCGTCCCCGAGATCAGCGAGAAGAACGCTTgggacgaggccgtcaagggtGTCGACGGTGTCATCCACCTCGCTTCGCCCGTGACCCTCGCCCACACTggcgaccccgacgagatcatccgccccgccgtcgacggcgtcgtccacctcctcgagaGCCTCCAGAAGTACAACCCCTCGGTCAAGCGCGTCGTCcagatctcgtcgtcggcggctgtTGGAGGCGTTGACCGCCCCGACGTTTACGCTTTCACCGAgaagg ACTGGAACGACGCCatcgttgccgtcgtcgagaaggagggcgcTGCCGCCTCTGGTGGTGCCAAGTACTCTGCCTCCAAGACGCTCTCGGAGAAGGCCTTCTGGAAGTTCATCGCCGACAACAAGCCTACCTGGGACGGTGTTTCCATCAACCCCGTCTTCAACTTTGGCCCTGCCACTCAGttcgcccacgccgacgctggTGCCCTGACCTCGTCGCTTG TCCTCCTCACCCCCTACCTCAACCCTGGCGCCccgcagcagctcctcgagacCCCCTACGGCTCCCtggtcgacgtgcgcgacgtcgccttCGCCAGCGTCAAGGCCCTCACGACCCAGGAGGCCGCTGACGAGCGCTACCTCCTCTCGGCCGACAAGATCTGGGGCAACGACATCGCCCTCGCTGTCGAGACGGTCATTCAGGAGCCCGGCTACCTGAAGGCcaacgccgaccccgagtaCCGTGCCACTCTCGCCACCAAGAAGTCGTACTTCGACGGCTCCAAGGTCGAGAAGGCCTTCGGCTTCACCTACcgcaagaaggacgacacGCTCCGCGAGTCGGTCGAGGCTATTCAGAACGCCAAGAAGTCGAAGCTTTAG
- the CWC24 gene encoding Pre-mRNA-splicing factor CWC24 — MSAPEASTSAAPAPAVMFKKGPRSRPNQSRRREATPPADDEASSAATDGADSAVVRPAKKSILNPLVQGTKRRRAPGEELGGGLDDFDFKAEGGGITQDEFATRSADWDLESLEKKDDKRIKLNEDGEIVRDDGMYHGQSGYLSTINKRADQSLSKSMRTGPIRATANIRTITVVDYQPDVCKPYKDTGFCGYGDSCKFMHDRGDYLAGWQLDKLDPEEVKEIEAEEEEMLPFACLICKREFTEPIVTKCGHYFCLDCAMKRFTKSPKCYACGAATQGLFNKAEKLLARLAAKRKRRMEEKGIEEEEEGDGGIEIGGGGSDEEEGAGAGGDESEPEGGRWETVPDSDDE, encoded by the coding sequence ATGTCAGCACCAGAGGCATCGACATCAGCGGCCCCTGCACCCGCCGTCATGTTCAAAAAGGGCCCACGGTCACGACCAAACCAGTCACGGCGGCGGGAAGCCACTCCGCccgctgacgacgaggcatCATCTGCCGCCACCGAtggcgccgactcggccgtcGTGCGCCCAGCGAAGAAGTCGATCCTCAACCCCCTCGTCCAGGGCAccaagcggcggcgagcacctggcgaggagctcggcggcgggctcgacgactttgacttCAAGGCTGAAGGCGGCGGGATCACCCAGGACGAGttcgcgacgcgctcggctgACTGGGACCTCGAGAGcctcgagaagaaggacgacaagcgcatcaagctcaacgaggacggcgagattgtgcgcgacgacggcatgtACCACGGCCAGTCGGGGTACCTGTCGACGATCAacaagcgcgccgaccagAGTCTGTCGAAGAGCATGCGCACCGGCCCGATccgcgcgacggccaacATTCGCACCatcaccgtcgtcgactACCAGCCCGACGTGTGCAAGCCGTACAAGGACACCGGGTTCTGTGGCTACGGCGACTCGTGCAAGTTTATgcacgaccgcggcgactacctcgctggctggcagctcgacaagctcgaccccgaggaggtcaaggagatcgaggccgaggaggaggagatgcTGCCGTTTGCGTGTCTTATCTGCAAGCGTGAGTTCACCGAGCCCATCGTCACCAAGTGCGGGCACTACTTCTGCCTCGACTGCGCGATGAAGCGGTTCACCAAGAGCCCCAAGTGCTACgcctgcggcgcggcgacgcagGGCCTGTTCAACAAGGCTGAGAAGCTGCTTGCCAGGCTggccgccaagcgcaagcgccgcatggaggagaagggcatcgaggaggaggaggagggtgacgGCGGGATTGAGattggcggtggcggcagtgatgaggaggagggtgccggtgctggtggcgacgagTCTGAGCCTGAAGGCGGGCGCTGGGAAACCGTGccggacagcgacgacgagtag
- the lyrm2 gene encoding LYR motif-containing protein 2, whose translation MRPLPSSGPTLQHFLLRAELLKAYRSAVRATRPLPDSATRRETLDWLRGDIERLRHETSLDALKSNLSSFNRNLKVMIPNVALTGGTETAKLVGRGGRRTI comes from the exons ATGCGCCCGCTGCCATCGTCAGGACCAACACTACAGCAC TTCCTCCTCCGCGCAGAGCTGCTAAAGGCTTACCGCTCCGCTGTGCGGGCGACCCGGC cACTGCCTGATtccgcgacgcggcgcgagACGCTCGACTGGCTCCGCGGCGACATTGAGCGGCTGCGACACGAGACGAGTTTG gacGCTCTCAAGTCCAACCTCAGCAGCTTTAACCGCAACCTCAAGGTCATGATCCCCAACGTCGCCCTCACGGGCGGCACGGAGacggccaagctcgtcggccgcggcggacggcgcACCATCTAG
- the plp1 gene encoding Thioredoxin domain-containing protein plp1, whose translation MSAPPSPTLSDAELLDSVEASFDLGAERERRMAELRATVESARHLKETEYGRVVTYTDEKELVERLAKEKYCVLHFMHPDFPKCKIMDERLAELAPKYKHTLLLRVSVADIPFLVGKFSIQVLPCVYAFVDGKKVDRLVGFEDLGNTDTFTAKTLEFRLKQSGVLVDSLTLASLLPAGARRSGSDDESDEDDERAFRDKASRRKGKVGIRNGLASRGGDDDEW comes from the exons ATGTCCGCGCCCCCATCCCCCACCCtctccgacgccgagctcctcgatTCGGTCGAGGCGTCGTTCGACCTGGGTGCcgaacgcgagcgccgcatggccgagctgcgcgcgacggTCGAGAGCGCCCGGCACCTCAAGGAGACAGAGTACGGCCGCGTGGTGACCTACACAGACGAgaaggagctcgtcgagcgtctggC CAAGGAAAAGTACTGCGTGCTGCACTTTATGCACCCCGACTTTCCCAAATGCAAGATCATGGACGagcggctggcg GAACTCGCACCAAAGTACAAGCACACGCTCTTACTCCGCGTGTCAGTCGCCGACATTCCCTTCCTAGTGGGCAAGTTCAGCATCCAGGTCCTGCCGTGTGTTTATGCGTTTGTGGACGGCAAGAAGGTGGACAG GCTCGTCGGCTTCGAGGACCTGGGCAACACGGACACGTTCACGGCCAAGACGCTCGAGTTCCGCCTGAAGCAGAGTG GCGTGCTGGTCGACTCGCTCACCCTCGCGTCGCTCCTgccggctggcgcgcgccgctcgggctcggacgacgagtcggacgaggacgacgagcgcgcgttCCGCGATAAGGCGAGCAGGAGGAAGGGCAAGGTCGGGATTCGGAACGGGTTGGCTAGCCgcggcggggacgacgacgagtggtgA
- the SPBC530.05_0 gene encoding putative transcriptional regulatory protein, with protein MDDALTAQQQQDNDAVAAAAAAAAAAAQLGLADLQPPQQHHFHHNLQQPDFSQTHKDDGTPHDEVDVHALEIPVEGEDEVGLHEHDLDLSLSLAGTPHAIDPTPRASYGRPPSIRKACDLCHAAKQKCSGDRPACTRCAQGGWQCVYAPRQRRRTVPKDQKLAGLDARSHGLGGLGSLGKKRKLQRDSMTLGTDGLDMRMAMGMAMDLGLAEEEEDEHLLTMTDDQMLESIAIDGYLADLPLGTFVHNLPYNSAPPASANAFGADDFSAPGDAYNSSEMDQHTTSALRDAIFSLNESSGAGQGHDQTGAEGHVVDGTDQQGMENIDQQGLDPHLALLDLSHAMPVEEGPQPDPTADLNLNNIPSPQYPAQCQHIALVPRILALLTQHPLEPKPGSNTPLSMYIFAPLARSLRLFHSITHCQHCSGSPQQTLPQLALLSRTTTILTYPFPPLPPNAAGQPSAQITIHGARLSGTGISEAIEQHIVGVAWDSWRASIREIFNSFERKAQDVIQQNAALNASPDGGQPPSSAETQRAGLMFQAMTRLVSAMNEVERD; from the exons ATGGACGACGCCCTCACAGCTCAACAGCAGCAAGACaatgacgccgtcgcggctgccgccgccgcggccgctgccgctgcccagctcggcctggccgACCTCCAGCCACCCCAACAACACCACTTCCATCACAACCTCCAGCAACCAGACTTTAGCCAGACGCACAAGGACGATGGGACGCCACATGACGAGGTCGATGTCCACGCCTTGGAGATCcccgtcgagggcgaggatgaggtcgGGCTGCACGAGCATGACCTCGACCTTAGCCTGAGTTTGGCAGGCACCCCGCATGCTATCGACCCCACCCCGAGAGCATCGTATGGCCGGCCGCCATCCATCCGGAAAG CTTGCGACTTGTGTCATGCCGCCAAGCAGAAGTGTTCCGGCGACCGTCCGGCATGCACAAGATGCGCTCAGGGTGGCTGGCAGTGCGTCTACGCTCCACGGCAACGGAGGAGGACAGTCCCCAAGGACCAGAAGCTTGCGGGGCTCGATGCAAGGTCTcacggccttggcggcctaGGCAGTCtcggcaagaagcgcaaaCTCCAGCGCGACAGCATGACGCTTGGGaccgacggcctcgacatGAGAATGGCCATGGGCATGGCGATGGACCTGGGCTTGgcagaggaagaggaggacgagcatCTCTTGACAATGACCGACGACCAGATGCTGGAGTCCATTGCGATTGATGgctacctcgccgaccttcCTCTGGGCACGTTTGTGCACAACCTTCCCTACAACTCGGCCCCTCCGGCGTCGGCGAATGCGTTTGGGGCCGACGATTTCTCCGCCCCGGGTGATGCGTACAACTCCTCTGAGATGGACCAGCACACCACGTCAGCCCTTCGTGACGCCATCTTCTCGCTCAACGagtcgagcggcgccggccaggGCCACGACCAGACGGGCGCAGAGGGTCACGTTGTTGATGGCACCGACCAGCAGGGCATGGAGAACATCGACCAGCAGGGACTCGACCCCCATCTGGCTCTGCTCGACCTGTCTCACGCCATGCCTGTGGAGGAGGGACCGCAGCCCGACCCTACGGCTGACCTCAACCTCAACAACATCCCCTCGCCGCAGTACCCCGCCCAGTGCCAGCACATTGCCCTCGTTCCAAGaatcctcgccctcctcacGCAGCACCCTCTCGAGCCCAAGCCTGGATCGAACACGCCCCTCAGCATGTACATCttcgccccgctcgcccgctcccTCCGCCTCTTCCACTCGATCACACACTGCCAGCACTGCTCTGGCTCGCCACAACAGACGCTGCCGCAACTCGCGTTGCTGTCTCGCACAACAACCATCCTCACCTATCCCTTCCCGCCATTGCCACCAAACGCGGCTGGGCAGCCTTCGGCCCAGATCACGATtcacggcgcgcggctgtCGGGCACGGGCATCTCCGAGGCAATTGAGCAGCACATTGTCGGCGTCGCATGGGACTCATGGCGGGCAAGCATTCGTGAAATCTTCAACTCTTTCGAGCGCAAGGCGCAGGACGTGATTCAGCAaaacgccgcgctcaacgcTAGCCCTGATGGTGGTCAACCGCCATCAAGTGCTGAGACGCAGAGGGCGGGTCTCATGTTCCAGGCCATGACACGGCTTGTGTCGGCCATGAACGAGGTGGAGCGAGACTAG